The Streptomyces sp. HSG2 genome has a segment encoding these proteins:
- a CDS encoding LysR family transcriptional regulator, with translation MDRRPEFSLTQLLYFVTIAETGNISEAAERLHASQSAVSAAIQRLERQLANQLFVRHHAKGVSLTPAGGLLIEDARTILRQAHALNHYSRRLHGETSGRLDVGSYYSITSFLVPRALSRIADSHPRLTVDVHDVHAPIDLLLNGTCELAVTYSITTSEETRFSELVTPTLYALTEANHPLAESKTATLADLAKYPVLMSDTPSDLHGYVERAFRRAEIPMPKVISTTGTESMRALAAAGLGFMLTHHLPPSMDAPDGSRTALVTITDDLPRLSIGVQTLRSARPTQRVRSFVSALRRTAQEIYTPLAAA, from the coding sequence ATGGATCGTCGGCCGGAGTTCAGCCTCACACAGCTTCTCTATTTCGTCACGATCGCCGAAACAGGGAACATCTCCGAGGCGGCCGAACGCCTGCACGCCTCCCAGTCCGCGGTGTCCGCGGCCATCCAGCGACTCGAACGGCAGTTGGCGAACCAACTCTTCGTCCGTCACCATGCCAAGGGGGTGAGTCTCACCCCCGCCGGAGGTCTGCTCATCGAGGACGCGCGCACGATCCTGCGGCAGGCTCACGCCCTCAACCACTACAGCCGGCGACTGCACGGCGAGACGTCCGGCCGACTCGACGTCGGGTCCTACTACTCGATCACCTCCTTCCTGGTGCCGCGGGCCCTCTCGCGGATCGCGGACTCCCACCCCCGCCTGACCGTGGACGTCCACGACGTGCACGCGCCGATAGACCTCCTGCTGAACGGCACCTGCGAACTCGCGGTGACCTACAGCATCACCACCTCCGAGGAGACCAGGTTCTCCGAGCTGGTCACCCCCACCCTGTACGCGCTCACCGAGGCGAACCACCCCCTGGCCGAGTCGAAGACCGCCACGCTCGCCGACCTGGCCAAGTACCCCGTGTTGATGTCCGACACCCCGTCGGATCTGCACGGCTACGTGGAACGCGCCTTCCGTCGGGCGGAGATCCCCATGCCCAAGGTCATCTCCACCACCGGCACGGAATCCATGAGGGCGTTGGCCGCGGCCGGCCTCGGCTTCATGCTGACCCACCACCTGCCCCCGTCGATGGACGCCCCGGACGGCAGCCGGACGGCCCTGGTCACCATCACCGACGACCTCCCCCGACTCTCGATCGGGGTGCAGACGTTGCGCAGCGCCCGGCCGACACAACGGGTGCGCAGCTTCGTCTCGGCCCTGCGCAGGACCGCCCAGGAGATATACACCCCCCTGGCCGCCGCGTGA